One window of the Pelmatolapia mariae isolate MD_Pm_ZW linkage group LG15, Pm_UMD_F_2, whole genome shotgun sequence genome contains the following:
- the naa20 gene encoding N-alpha-acetyltransferase 20 → MTTLRPFTCDDLFKFNNINLDPLTETYGIPFYLQYLAHWPEYFIVAEAPGGELMGYIMGKAEGSVAREEWHGHVTALSVAPEFRRLGLAAKLMEMLEEISERKGGFFVDLFVRVSNQVAVNMYKRLGYSVYRTVIEYYSASNGEPDEDAYDMRKALSRDTEKKSIIPLPHPVRPEDIE, encoded by the exons ATGACGACTCTGCGGCCGTTTACATGCGATGATTTGTTTAAATTCAACAATAT AAACCTGGATCCTCTCACAGAGACT TATGGGATCCCGTTTTACCTGCAGTACCTGGCTCACTGGCCGGAGTACTTTATTGTTGCTGAGGCTCCTGGAGGAGAACTGATGGGCTACA TTATGGGGAAGGCGGAGGGATCTGTGGCTCGCGAGGAGTGGCACGGCCACGTCACTGCTCTGTCCGTGGCCCCGGAGTTCAGACGGCTTGGCCTGGCCGCCAAACTCATGGAAATGCTGGAGGAGATCTCAGAGAG GAAAGGCGGATTCTTCGTGGATCTGTTCGTACGAGTGTCCAACCAGGTGGCAGTGAACATGTACAAACGTCTGGGCTACAGCGTGTACAGGACAGTCATAGAGTATTACTCTGCCAGCAATGGAGAGCCAGATGAAGATGCTTATG ACATGAGGAAAGCTCTGTCCAGAGACACGGAGAAGAAGTCGATCATCCCACTGCCGCACCCCGTCAGACCCGAGGACATCGAATAA